The Lachnospiraceae bacterium oral taxon 500 genome window below encodes:
- a CDS encoding 1-(5-phosphoribosyl)-5-amino-4-imidazole-carboxylate carboxylase, with the protein MQEKEIVNLLGKIKEGSVSVEAGAKILKDLSYAELGYAKIDYHRQMRNGYPEVIYCEGKALEHVRGIVQSMLEHDAGIILATRVSPEAAAVIQTVAADAVYYPIPRLCIIKRREVKMRAGTVAVCTGGTADIKVAEEAALTCELYGNPVDRIYDVGVAGLHRLLDKLEQIRKANVIIAVAGMEGALASVIGGLTDKPVIAVPTSVGYGANFGGVSALLSMLNSCASGVSVVNIDNGFGAGYLAAMINRMNLSEDLF; encoded by the coding sequence GTGCAGGAAAAAGAAATTGTAAACTTATTGGGAAAAATAAAGGAAGGCTCGGTTTCGGTTGAAGCCGGCGCCAAGATTTTGAAAGATTTATCCTATGCAGAATTAGGATATGCTAAAATTGATTATCACCGGCAGATGCGCAATGGTTATCCGGAAGTGATCTACTGTGAGGGCAAAGCGCTGGAGCATGTCAGGGGCATTGTTCAGTCAATGCTGGAGCATGATGCCGGTATTATTCTGGCGACCAGAGTTTCACCGGAAGCAGCGGCGGTTATTCAGACAGTGGCGGCGGATGCGGTTTATTATCCGATTCCGCGGCTGTGTATTATTAAGCGCCGGGAAGTAAAAATGCGGGCCGGGACGGTTGCGGTCTGTACCGGCGGAACGGCAGATATTAAAGTGGCGGAAGAAGCGGCACTGACCTGTGAGCTGTACGGCAATCCGGTCGACCGGATTTATGATGTCGGTGTGGCTGGGCTGCACCGGCTGTTGGACAAATTGGAACAAATTCGAAAGGCCAATGTAATCATTGCCGTAGCCGGGATGGAAGGAGCTTTAGCCAGTGTAATCGGTGGGCTGACCGATAAACCGGTGATTGCCGTGCCGACCAGTGTCGGGTACGGCGCCAATTTCGGCGGAGTATCAGCGCTGCTGTCCATGCTTAATTCCTGCGCCAGCGGTGTCAGTGTGGTCAACATTGATAACGGATTCGGGGCAGGCTATTTGGCGGCCATGATCAACCGGATGAACTTGTCAGAAGATTTATTTTAA
- a CDS encoding UDP-N-acetylmuramoyl-L-alanyl-D-glutamate--2,6-diaminopimelate ligase, whose translation MKLKELLKEMDILRLDGDLETEISGLENDSRLIRPGYLFVAVKGYETDGHLFCRQAILNGAAAVLLEQEEGLEEICREHGVAVVKAADSRKALAQAAAAFYGWPARQLNMVGITGTNGKTSTAILSYRILKAAGHLTGVIGTISNFIHNRELPAERTTPEAHQLQKLLAEMRAESVDTAVMEVSSHALELDRVCGIRFKVAVFTNLSLDHLDFHQTMENYLKAKSRLFQMAETGVINADDPVKDELLKGNTCQKLYFYSIKDPQADFYADQIEHHLTGTNYRLSFAGRTYPVVLRTPGNFSVYNSLAAIAITYSLGVPMEVILPALAECSQVRGRFQPVQLPGGFTAIVDYAHTPDGLENVLRSINEFKTGKVITVFGCGGDRDRSKRPLMAEIAERYSDYVIITSDNPRTEEPEQIIAEVAAGMTDRAYELETDRRRAIEKALTRAEAGDVVLVAGKGHEDYQIIGRQKQPFDDVKIIEEWGSKQC comes from the coding sequence ATGAAATTAAAAGAGCTGTTAAAAGAAATGGATATTCTCCGGCTGGACGGAGATTTGGAAACGGAAATCAGCGGATTGGAGAATGACTCCCGTTTGATTCGGCCGGGATATTTATTTGTGGCGGTGAAAGGCTATGAGACCGACGGGCATTTGTTTTGCCGGCAGGCGATTTTAAACGGTGCAGCGGCCGTTTTACTGGAGCAGGAAGAGGGCCTGGAGGAAATTTGTCGGGAGCACGGTGTGGCGGTGGTGAAAGCGGCTGACAGCCGAAAAGCCCTGGCTCAGGCGGCAGCAGCCTTTTACGGCTGGCCGGCCCGGCAGCTGAATATGGTTGGGATTACCGGTACTAACGGCAAAACCTCAACTGCCATTCTCAGCTACCGTATCCTAAAAGCAGCCGGACATTTGACCGGCGTCATCGGGACAATATCCAATTTTATTCATAACCGGGAGCTGCCGGCTGAACGGACGACACCGGAAGCGCATCAGCTGCAAAAACTGTTGGCTGAGATGCGGGCAGAATCGGTTGATACCGCGGTGATGGAGGTATCCTCGCATGCGCTGGAACTGGACCGGGTCTGCGGAATTCGCTTTAAAGTAGCGGTTTTTACCAATTTGAGTCTGGATCATCTGGATTTTCATCAGACCATGGAAAATTATTTAAAGGCCAAAAGCAGGCTGTTTCAAATGGCGGAAACCGGAGTGATCAATGCTGATGATCCGGTCAAAGATGAACTTTTAAAGGGAAACACTTGTCAAAAACTGTATTTTTACAGCATTAAGGATCCGCAGGCGGATTTTTATGCCGATCAGATTGAGCATCATTTGACCGGGACGAACTATCGCCTGTCTTTTGCCGGCCGGACATATCCGGTTGTCTTGCGCACACCCGGCAATTTCAGTGTTTATAACAGCTTGGCGGCAATTGCCATTACTTACAGTTTAGGCGTGCCGATGGAAGTCATATTGCCGGCGCTGGCTGAGTGCAGTCAGGTCAGAGGCCGGTTTCAGCCGGTACAGCTCCCCGGCGGCTTTACGGCAATCGTGGATTATGCCCATACGCCGGATGGTTTGGAGAATGTGCTGCGCTCGATTAATGAGTTTAAAACCGGAAAAGTGATTACTGTGTTCGGCTGCGGCGGTGACCGTGACCGGAGTAAGCGTCCGCTGATGGCGGAAATTGCCGAACGGTATTCGGACTATGTTATTATTACTTCGGATAATCCTCGGACAGAAGAACCGGAACAGATTATTGCCGAGGTGGCGGCCGGCATGACCGACCGGGCCTATGAACTGGAAACGGATCGCCGGCGGGCCATTGAAAAAGCTTTGACCCGGGCTGAGGCCGGTGATGTGGTGCTGGTGGCCGGCAAGGGGCATGAGGATTATCAGATTATCGGCCGGCAGAAGCAGCCGTTTGACGATGTTAAGATCATAGAGGAATGGGGGAGCAAGCAATGTTAA
- a CDS encoding phospho-N-acetylmuramoyl-pentapeptide-transferase, producing MLSTVARQLILLVLVVLVMTVSGGYAFIPFLRRIKLGQYVREDGPQSHLKKAGTPTMGGVIFLFPFILLGFFSGNSGPVFWATLGCAAIGFADDFIKVVLKRSLGLRAYQKLIAQLAVIIAYFAYQFGRGQLLTQIRIPFTGIFCDLGGLWYVFALLVIFGTTNGANLTDGLDGLSASVSSVMMVFLAVAAFWMGRVEIGVLALIFFAGLLGFLWFNAYPAKVFMGDTGSLAIGGFVAFASIQLQIPLLILLFGVIYLVESLSVMIQVAYFKKTGKRVFKMTPIHHHFELTGVKETKIVAYFTLVTIAASLIALYSIL from the coding sequence ATGTTAAGTACAGTTGCGCGTCAGCTGATTTTGCTGGTGCTGGTGGTGCTGGTGATGACGGTCAGCGGCGGCTATGCATTTATTCCATTTCTGCGCCGGATTAAACTGGGGCAGTATGTCAGAGAGGACGGGCCGCAGAGTCATTTAAAAAAAGCCGGTACACCGACCATGGGTGGTGTGATATTCCTGTTTCCTTTTATTTTGCTGGGATTTTTCAGCGGCAATTCCGGCCCGGTTTTTTGGGCGACCTTAGGCTGTGCGGCTATTGGCTTTGCCGATGATTTTATTAAGGTGGTACTAAAGCGCTCATTGGGGCTCAGGGCATATCAGAAGCTGATTGCTCAGCTGGCGGTGATTATTGCTTATTTTGCCTATCAATTTGGGCGGGGACAGCTTCTTACTCAGATTCGGATTCCGTTTACCGGTATCTTTTGTGATCTGGGCGGTTTATGGTATGTTTTTGCTCTGCTGGTTATTTTCGGCACCACCAACGGCGCCAATTTAACCGATGGTCTGGACGGTTTGTCGGCCTCGGTTAGTTCGGTGATGATGGTTTTTCTGGCAGTGGCGGCGTTTTGGATGGGGCGGGTTGAAATCGGTGTGTTGGCGCTTATCTTTTTTGCCGGATTATTGGGATTTTTGTGGTTTAACGCTTATCCGGCCAAAGTATTTATGGGCGACACCGGTTCGCTGGCAATTGGCGGCTTTGTTGCTTTTGCTTCGATTCAGCTGCAGATTCCGCTCCTGATTTTGTTGTTTGGCGTTATTTATTTGGTCGAATCTCTGTCGGTCATGATTCAGGTGGCGTATTTTAAGAAAACCGGTAAGCGGGTTTTTAAGATGACTCCGATTCATCATCATTTTGAACTCACCGGGGTCAAAGAAACGAAAATTGTGGCCTATTTTACTCTGGTGACGATCGCAGCCTCGCTGATCGCGCTGTATAGCATCCTATAA
- a CDS encoding cell division protein FtsZ, producing the protein MYYNRNKTEFRELRRATLITINNEGNLAKMLVIGVGGGGNNAVNRMIDQHIKGVEYAVVNTDAQQLTSSKSSNKIQIGEKLTKGLGAGARPEIGLQAAEESKEELLAAIKEYDMLFITAGMGGGTGTGAAPLIAALAKELGILTIGIVTKPFEFEGPQRMEYAEKGIAALKQYVDTLLVIPNEKIFSIIDKKASTKVAYAKANEVLQQAVEGISQIIYEEGVINLDYNDAARIMKGQGVAHIGVGRASGEKRAEEAAKMAINSPLLETSIAGATQMLVNVIASEEVSMVDVKESLEYIRKATGQNANIIFGQVENDSLGDEMIVMVIATGFNGQPEANDFQINLTKQERSEEAASQQETAEAEKAEKSEKEGAAKERELAAQEPEIEIPFFLQKRKKG; encoded by the coding sequence ATGTATTATAATAGGAATAAGACTGAATTCAGAGAACTTAGGAGGGCTACTTTGATTACGATAAACAATGAAGGAAATTTGGCGAAAATGCTGGTAATAGGAGTCGGCGGCGGCGGCAACAATGCGGTTAATCGGATGATTGATCAGCACATCAAAGGGGTGGAATACGCCGTAGTCAATACCGACGCTCAGCAATTAACCTCATCAAAATCAAGCAATAAGATTCAAATCGGAGAAAAGCTGACCAAGGGTCTGGGTGCTGGAGCAAGGCCGGAAATCGGATTGCAGGCGGCCGAGGAAAGCAAGGAAGAGCTTTTGGCAGCAATTAAAGAGTATGATATGCTTTTTATTACGGCCGGTATGGGCGGCGGCACCGGAACGGGAGCGGCACCGCTGATTGCGGCGTTAGCCAAGGAATTAGGCATTTTAACCATCGGTATTGTTACCAAACCGTTTGAGTTTGAAGGTCCGCAGCGGATGGAATATGCGGAGAAGGGGATTGCTGCGTTAAAGCAGTATGTGGATACGCTGCTGGTGATTCCCAATGAAAAGATTTTTTCGATTATCGATAAGAAAGCCTCGACCAAGGTAGCTTATGCCAAAGCGAATGAAGTACTGCAGCAGGCGGTTGAGGGCATTTCTCAAATTATTTATGAAGAAGGCGTCATCAATCTGGATTATAATGATGCTGCCCGGATTATGAAAGGGCAGGGCGTGGCGCATATCGGTGTCGGCCGGGCCAGCGGTGAAAAGAGAGCGGAAGAAGCTGCCAAGATGGCGATTAACAGTCCATTATTGGAAACATCCATTGCCGGTGCGACTCAAATGCTGGTCAATGTGATTGCTTCGGAAGAAGTGTCGATGGTTGATGTCAAGGAAAGCTTGGAGTATATCCGGAAAGCAACCGGTCAGAATGCCAATATTATTTTTGGACAGGTGGAAAATGACAGTTTGGGCGATGAAATGATCGTGATGGTGATTGCCACCGGTTTTAACGGTCAGCCGGAAGCAAATGACTTCCAGATTAACCTGACCAAGCAGGAACGTTCTGAAGAAGCAGCTTCGCAGCAGGAGACGGCAGAAGCGGAAAAAGCGGAAAAATCAGAAAAGGAAGGGGCGGCAAAGGAGCGTGAGTTGGCTGCTCAGGAGCCGGAAATTGAAATTCCATTCTTTTTACAAAAAAGAAAGAAGGGATAG
- a CDS encoding cell division protein, which translates to MERERKIHKILNIRGSMDWSIYFVVMFLIAFGVIMVYSSSFNLLLDYDGKVLPLKGQIWLKQLIYGIIGMVIITVGAHIQVRFSSALLSIIGYPAALALMMLVIFKGDATRGAARAIKISSFSFQPSELTKLAVIVTLAILLEKWQQYLNKPKALFYLLAVLALPVALVAKEDYSTAAVILAIGGGMIFITYRNIWQTVVMGGGLGGTLLVFFYFLKSNRQMRMSLMKGGAWQQADGAGRQTVQSLLAIGSGGFFGRGLGQSLQKMGRISQAHHDIIFAIICEELGFFGAGLILLLYLGLLYQLLQTAVAAGEIRDSLIVIGVMLQIVSQVVINIGVASSLLPNTGMPLPFISYGGSSLLFLCMEMALVLSIAKKNQYQYMKKIEAISE; encoded by the coding sequence ATGGAACGAGAAAGAAAAATTCATAAAATCCTTAATATTCGGGGCAGTATGGACTGGAGCATTTACTTTGTGGTAATGTTTTTGATTGCTTTCGGCGTAATCATGGTGTACAGCTCCAGCTTTAATTTATTGCTGGATTATGACGGCAAGGTGCTGCCGTTAAAAGGACAGATTTGGCTGAAACAATTAATTTACGGGATTATCGGCATGGTGATTATTACTGTCGGAGCACATATTCAGGTTCGGTTCAGCTCTGCCTTGCTGTCGATTATCGGCTATCCGGCGGCTTTAGCTTTGATGATGCTGGTCATTTTTAAAGGAGATGCGACCCGGGGTGCGGCCCGGGCGATTAAAATCAGTTCTTTTAGTTTTCAGCCATCGGAATTGACCAAGTTAGCGGTGATTGTCACCTTGGCGATTTTGCTGGAAAAATGGCAGCAGTATTTAAATAAGCCGAAGGCACTCTTTTATTTATTGGCGGTTTTAGCATTGCCGGTGGCACTGGTAGCCAAGGAGGATTACAGCACAGCAGCGGTTATTTTGGCGATTGGCGGTGGGATGATTTTTATCACCTATCGAAATATATGGCAGACAGTTGTGATGGGCGGAGGACTGGGCGGAACGCTGCTGGTGTTTTTCTATTTTTTAAAAAGCAACCGGCAAATGCGGATGAGCTTGATGAAGGGCGGTGCCTGGCAGCAGGCGGACGGAGCCGGCCGGCAAACGGTGCAGTCGCTGCTGGCGATTGGTTCAGGCGGTTTTTTTGGCCGGGGACTGGGGCAATCCTTACAAAAAATGGGACGGATCAGTCAGGCGCATCATGATATTATTTTTGCCATTATTTGTGAAGAATTGGGTTTTTTCGGAGCGGGATTGATTTTGCTCCTGTATTTAGGGCTGCTTTATCAGCTTTTGCAGACGGCGGTGGCAGCCGGTGAGATCCGGGATAGTTTGATTGTAATTGGTGTGATGTTGCAAATCGTCAGTCAGGTCGTTATCAATATCGGCGTGGCCAGCAGCCTTTTGCCCAATACCGGGATGCCGCTGCCGTTTATTAGCTACGGCGGCTCCTCGCTTTTGTTTTTATGTATGGAAATGGCTTTGGTTTTAAGTATTGCCAAGAAAAATCAGTACCAATATATGAAAAAAATTGAAGCTATCAGCGAATAA
- the cysK gene encoding cysteine synthase A, with protein MKIFERLTDLVGRTPIISLKRLAAGHGLAAEILVKLESANPGGSVKDRIALNMIETAEREGRLKPGGTLIEATSGNTGIGLAWIGAVKGYSVILTMPESMSIERRNLLAAYGAKVVLTPAGQGMKGSLAKAAELLLQIPNSFMPSQFENPANPEAHRQTTAKEILADTDKNLAAFAAGVGTGGTLTGVGEILKQEIPGLWVAAVEPIDSPVLSGGVAGAHKIQGIGAGFIPKTLNVKVYDEIIQVRYEDAKQTAKELAEKEGILAGVSSAANVFAAMQIARKAEFAGQNILTVICDTGERYLSTELFL; from the coding sequence ATGAAAATCTTTGAGCGGTTAACTGATTTGGTCGGCCGGACGCCGATTATTTCTTTAAAACGATTAGCAGCCGGTCACGGACTGGCGGCCGAAATTTTAGTAAAGTTGGAATCAGCGAATCCGGGCGGATCGGTCAAAGATCGGATTGCTTTAAATATGATTGAAACGGCTGAACGCGAAGGGCGGCTTAAGCCGGGCGGCACTTTGATTGAAGCGACCAGCGGCAATACCGGCATTGGTCTGGCGTGGATCGGTGCGGTTAAGGGATATTCGGTGATTTTAACGATGCCCGAGTCGATGTCAATAGAACGCCGCAACTTGCTGGCGGCTTACGGCGCAAAGGTAGTTTTAACGCCGGCCGGGCAAGGCATGAAAGGCTCGCTGGCCAAGGCGGCGGAGCTTCTTTTGCAGATTCCGAACAGTTTTATGCCGAGCCAGTTTGAAAATCCGGCCAATCCGGAAGCGCACCGGCAGACGACGGCCAAGGAGATTTTAGCCGATACGGATAAGAACTTAGCTGCTTTTGCGGCAGGAGTAGGAACCGGCGGAACGCTGACCGGCGTGGGTGAGATTCTGAAGCAGGAAATTCCCGGGCTGTGGGTTGCGGCAGTTGAGCCGATTGATTCACCGGTGCTGTCGGGCGGAGTTGCCGGAGCACACAAAATTCAGGGGATTGGTGCGGGATTTATCCCGAAAACGCTTAATGTCAAGGTTTATGACGAGATTATTCAAGTCCGTTATGAAGATGCCAAACAGACAGCGAAGGAATTGGCGGAAAAGGAAGGAATTCTGGCCGGGGTGTCTTCGGCGGCCAATGTGTTTGCCGCTATGCAGATAGCCAGAAAAGCGGAATTTGCCGGTCAAAACATTTTGACGGTGATTTGTGATACCGGTGAAAGATATCTTTCCACGGAATTATTTTTGTAA
- a CDS encoding cell division/cell wall cluster transcriptional repressor MraZ — translation MFIGEYRFSMDAKGRVSIPTKFREELGEVFYITKGFDTCLFVYSAGEWERFMQKLDAARLSSKDSRKIQRFFLAASTECSIDKQGRVLLSAPQREYAGIEKDVVIIGVSNRLEIWAEDAWRSYVENEETDISGLADRMEDLEL, via the coding sequence ATGTTTATCGGTGAATATCGTTTTTCCATGGATGCCAAGGGCCGGGTATCGATTCCAACTAAATTCCGGGAAGAACTGGGCGAAGTCTTTTATATTACCAAAGGCTTTGATACCTGCTTGTTTGTTTATTCCGCCGGGGAATGGGAACGTTTCATGCAAAAGCTGGATGCAGCTCGGTTAAGTTCTAAGGATTCCCGTAAGATTCAGCGTTTCTTTTTAGCGGCTTCCACCGAATGCAGCATTGATAAACAGGGTCGAGTGCTGCTGTCTGCGCCGCAAAGGGAATATGCCGGAATTGAAAAGGACGTGGTGATTATCGGTGTATCCAATCGCCTGGAGATTTGGGCGGAAGATGCCTGGCGCAGTTATGTGGAAAATGAAGAAACCGATATCAGCGGCCTGGCTGACCGGATGGAAGATTTGGAACTGTAA
- a CDS encoding 16S rRNA (cytosine(1402)-N(4))-methyltransferase, protein MEFKHIPILLAECLDGLQIKPDGVYMDGTLGGAGHGYEIAARLSENGIFLGLDQDEEALSAAERKLSALPDKDIRLLHSNFTDFKNALFLAGITQLDGILLDLGISSYQIDNPARGFTYMKDAPLDMRMDQSRNRDAAQIVNTYPQAELARIFREYGEEKFAGEIAAKITAARRNHPIESSYQLNELIDQAIPKKVRAARKGHPAKQVYQALRIECNDELKAVEQALPEMAGCLKDGGRLCVITFHSLEDRLVKNIFRDLENPCICPRDFPVCACGRKPLGRVITRKPIVPSAAEQEQNERSHSAKLRIFERRTD, encoded by the coding sequence ATGGAATTTAAACATATTCCCATTTTATTGGCGGAATGTCTGGACGGTTTGCAGATTAAACCGGACGGAGTTTATATGGACGGCACGCTGGGCGGAGCCGGACATGGCTATGAAATTGCCGCTCGGCTTAGTGAGAACGGAATATTTTTGGGTCTGGATCAGGACGAGGAGGCCTTGAGCGCTGCCGAACGAAAACTGAGCGCGTTGCCGGATAAGGACATCCGGCTGCTGCACAGCAATTTTACCGATTTTAAGAATGCGCTTTTTCTGGCGGGCATAACGCAGCTTGATGGTATTTTGCTGGATTTGGGGATTTCTTCTTATCAAATTGATAATCCGGCCAGAGGTTTTACCTATATGAAGGATGCACCGCTGGATATGCGGATGGATCAGAGCAGGAACAGAGATGCCGCGCAGATTGTCAATACTTATCCGCAGGCGGAGCTGGCCAGAATATTTCGTGAATACGGCGAAGAAAAGTTTGCCGGCGAGATTGCCGCAAAGATTACGGCGGCCAGAAGGAATCACCCGATTGAAAGCAGCTATCAGCTGAATGAGCTTATCGATCAGGCGATTCCCAAAAAAGTTCGGGCTGCCCGTAAAGGACATCCGGCCAAGCAGGTTTATCAGGCGCTGCGGATTGAATGTAATGACGAGCTGAAGGCGGTTGAGCAGGCCTTGCCGGAAATGGCAGGATGTTTAAAAGATGGCGGACGGTTGTGTGTCATTACTTTTCACTCGCTGGAGGACAGACTGGTAAAAAATATTTTTCGGGACTTGGAGAATCCCTGTATTTGTCCGCGCGATTTTCCGGTTTGCGCTTGCGGCCGAAAGCCGCTGGGCAGGGTGATTACCCGTAAGCCGATTGTACCGTCGGCAGCGGAGCAGGAACAAAATGAAAGATCGCACAGCGCCAAGCTTCGAATTTTTGAACGCCGGACCGACTGA
- a CDS encoding transcriptional regulator NrdR, with amino-acid sequence MKCPVCSFPDTKVIDSRKTEDQSSIRRRRQCEACGKRFTTFEIIERSPLSVVKKDSTREPYSREKVLSGVMRACHKRAVSRDQIDALVDSIENTLYSELAKEVSSALIGGLVMDKLRDLDEVAYVRFASIYREFKDISGFVSEINDLKTDRQAVKSEKPAAEKER; translated from the coding sequence ATGAAATGTCCGGTTTGTTCCTTTCCCGATACCAAGGTAATTGATTCCCGAAAAACAGAGGATCAAAGTTCGATTCGGCGCCGGCGTCAGTGCGAGGCTTGCGGCAAACGGTTTACTACGTTTGAAATCATTGAGCGCAGCCCTTTGAGTGTGGTCAAAAAAGACAGTACCAGAGAGCCGTATTCCCGGGAGAAAGTATTGTCCGGTGTAATGCGTGCCTGCCATAAGCGGGCGGTTTCCCGCGATCAGATTGACGCTTTGGTGGATAGTATTGAGAATACTTTATACAGCGAGTTGGCCAAAGAAGTTTCTTCGGCATTGATTGGCGGTTTGGTGATGGATAAGCTTAGGGATTTGGACGAAGTGGCATATGTCCGGTTTGCCTCGATTTATCGGGAGTTTAAAGATATTTCCGGTTTTGTCAGCGAAATCAATGATTTGAAAACAGACCGGCAGGCGGTTAAATCGGAAAAACCGGCTGCTGAAAAGGAACGGTAA